In Salvelinus fontinalis isolate EN_2023a unplaced genomic scaffold, ASM2944872v1 scaffold_0002, whole genome shotgun sequence, one DNA window encodes the following:
- the LOC129841899 gene encoding complexin-3-like, whose translation MDTMVKQSLAVPLKKLSSCVTGVKEREVWARRRAKRGTGGVKSSPPRMGQTSVIRSYQTDLEKERKLREALNAQKHAERAAMRDHFRKKYQLSKSSKDTSHLSAAQGKVALPRQLAKLIGPETPPKDDGYNLLSAFQGLNFNMGMLGGKQTKSPTPMSVNGEACKVM comes from the exons ATGGATACTATGGTGAAGCAGTCTCTGGCGGTGCCCTTGAAGAAGCTGTCCAGCTGTGTGacaggagtgaaggagagagaggtgtgggcCAGGCGCAGGGCCaagagggggacaggaggagtAAAGAGCAGCCCTCCACGGATGGGACAGACCTCCGTCATACGCTCCTACCAAACTGAcctggagaaggagag GAAGCTGAGGGAAGCCCTGAATGCTCAGAAGCACGCAGAGAGAGCCGCCATGAGGGATCACTTCAGGAAGAAGTATCAACTCTCCAAG AGTTCCAAGGACACCAGCCACCTGAGTGCGGCGCAAGGTAAAGTGGCACTCCCCCGTCAACTGGCTAAACTGATTGGTCCTGAGACCCCGCCCAAGGACGATGGCTACAACCTGCTGAGCGCCTTCCAAGGCCTCAACTTCAACATGGGGATGCTTGGAGGCAAGCAGACCAAGTCGCCCACTCCAATGTCAGTCAACGGAGAGGCCTGCAAAGTCATGTGA